In a single window of the Micromonospora sp. WMMD1155 genome:
- a CDS encoding amidohydrolase family protein: MTGGQGPRRAGIVDAHHHLWVRARHPQTWIDPVTMAAIDADFEPADLAPLAQAAGVTATVVVQSIASEAETADLLGIAAEDTLVRGVVGWVDLTAPDVVARIDRLRAAPGGDRLVGIRHLVQSETDPEYLDRPEVRRGIAAVGAAGLVYDLLVRQHQLPMAARLAHDLPEVSFVLDHLGKPALGRPEMTEWTRGLRALADAPNTTAKISGLVTEVDRSPWTPEDLRPAVEAALDAFGPDRLMYGSDWPVCLLASSYARWVEVLAALLGDHDEADQASIWGDTARRVYGLEAS; this comes from the coding sequence ATGACCGGCGGGCAGGGGCCGCGGCGAGCCGGGATCGTCGACGCACACCACCACCTCTGGGTCCGCGCACGGCACCCGCAGACGTGGATCGACCCGGTGACGATGGCGGCCATCGACGCCGACTTCGAGCCCGCCGACCTCGCGCCGCTCGCCCAGGCGGCCGGGGTCACCGCGACCGTGGTGGTGCAGTCCATCGCCTCCGAGGCGGAGACGGCGGATCTGCTGGGCATCGCGGCCGAGGACACCCTCGTCCGCGGGGTCGTCGGCTGGGTGGACCTGACCGCCCCCGACGTCGTCGCCCGCATCGACCGCCTGCGGGCGGCACCGGGTGGGGACCGCCTCGTCGGTATCCGTCACCTCGTGCAGAGCGAGACCGACCCGGAGTACCTGGATCGTCCGGAGGTCCGGCGGGGGATCGCCGCGGTGGGCGCGGCGGGCCTGGTGTACGACCTGCTGGTCCGCCAGCACCAGCTACCCATGGCCGCGCGCCTGGCGCACGACCTGCCGGAGGTGAGCTTCGTCCTCGATCACCTGGGCAAGCCCGCGCTGGGCCGCCCGGAGATGACGGAGTGGACCCGCGGCCTGCGGGCGCTGGCGGACGCCCCCAACACCACGGCGAAGATCTCCGGTCTGGTGACCGAGGTCGATCGGTCGCCCTGGACGCCGGAAGACCTCCGACCGGCCGTCGAGGCCGCGCTCGACGCGTTCGGACCGGACCGACTGATGTACGGCTCGGACTGGCCGGTCTGTCTGCTCGCCAGTTCGTACGCGCGGTGGGTCGAGGTGCTGGCGGCGTTGCTGGGCGACCACGACGAGGCCGACCAGGCGTCGATCTGGGGCGACACGGCACGCCGCGTCTACGGGCTGGAGGCGTCGTGA
- a CDS encoding sugar phosphate isomerase/epimerase family protein → MYAIGVNPWVWASPVDDKALAELIPRIAAFGFDAVELPIEQPGDWDPVRTRDLLAEHGLAAAGVCAVTPPGRDLVDAPAAVVESTVAYLKECVANAAAVGAGCVGGPVYASVGRTWRMSPTARAACYADFRRALTPVAEQAAECGVSIGVEALNRYETSVVNTIEQAVELIDGLPSSVGIMIDTYHMNIEEADPYAALAVAGRHIKHVQVSGTNRGAPGADHFDWPRFFTVLRDTGYQGAICIESFTAENETIATAAAIWRPLAPSQDRLATDGLRYLREILG, encoded by the coding sequence ATGTACGCCATCGGCGTCAACCCGTGGGTGTGGGCCTCGCCGGTCGACGACAAGGCCCTGGCCGAGCTGATCCCACGGATCGCGGCGTTCGGCTTCGACGCGGTCGAGCTGCCGATCGAGCAACCGGGTGACTGGGACCCGGTCCGCACCCGGGACCTGCTGGCGGAGCACGGCCTCGCCGCCGCCGGCGTCTGCGCGGTCACCCCGCCCGGTCGGGACCTGGTCGACGCACCGGCAGCGGTCGTCGAGTCGACGGTGGCGTACCTCAAGGAGTGCGTGGCGAACGCGGCGGCCGTCGGCGCTGGATGCGTCGGCGGCCCCGTGTACGCCTCGGTCGGTCGGACCTGGCGGATGTCGCCGACGGCTCGCGCCGCCTGCTACGCGGACTTCCGGCGCGCCCTGACGCCGGTCGCGGAGCAGGCGGCCGAGTGCGGGGTGAGCATCGGTGTCGAGGCGTTGAACCGCTACGAGACGAGCGTCGTCAACACGATCGAGCAGGCGGTCGAGCTGATCGACGGCCTGCCGTCGAGCGTCGGCATCATGATCGACACGTACCACATGAACATCGAGGAGGCCGACCCCTACGCTGCCCTCGCCGTCGCCGGGCGGCACATCAAGCACGTCCAGGTCAGCGGCACCAACCGGGGCGCACCCGGTGCCGACCACTTCGACTGGCCCCGGTTCTTCACGGTCCTGCGCGACACCGGTTACCAGGGCGCGATCTGCATCGAGTCGTTCACGGCGGAGAACGAGACGATCGCCACCGCCGCGGCGATCTGGCGTCCGCTGGCCCCCTCGCAGGACCGCCTCGCCACGGACGGCCTGCGCTACCTCCGGGAGATCCTCGGCTAG
- a CDS encoding aldo/keto reductase encodes MRVRTLPLRPQVRLTELGFGAAQGGNLYRTTTDEEFASAVDRAWEAGVRYYDTAPHYGLGLSERRLGAALRERPRDEYVVSTKVGRLLVPSPQDAQLRDSEGFDVPASHRRVWDFSRDGVLRSIEASLDRTGLDRVDVVYLHDPDDHWEQAAREAVPALVELRDQGVVGAIGAGMNQSAMLARFVRETDVDVLMCAGRYTLLEQGAADDLLPAATNRGVGVVVAGVYNSGLLSRERPPADAVYNYQQAPTELIERARRIAAVCETYGVTLPQAALAFVRRHPAVVSTVVGVRDGAQVTETMRRFGTAVPEELWDALAQAGLLAVSPGADAGRR; translated from the coding sequence GTGAGGGTACGGACGCTGCCGCTCCGCCCGCAGGTGCGCCTCACCGAGCTGGGCTTCGGTGCGGCCCAGGGCGGCAACCTGTACCGGACGACGACGGACGAGGAGTTCGCGTCTGCTGTCGACCGGGCCTGGGAGGCGGGTGTCCGGTACTACGACACCGCGCCGCACTACGGGCTGGGGCTGTCCGAGCGTCGGCTCGGCGCCGCCCTGCGGGAGCGGCCACGGGACGAGTACGTGGTGTCGACGAAGGTGGGGCGACTCCTGGTGCCCTCGCCGCAGGACGCGCAGCTGCGGGACTCCGAAGGTTTCGACGTCCCGGCCAGCCACCGGCGGGTCTGGGACTTCAGCCGCGACGGCGTCCTGCGGTCGATCGAGGCCAGCCTGGACCGTACCGGGCTGGACCGGGTGGACGTCGTTTACCTGCACGACCCGGACGACCACTGGGAGCAGGCGGCACGCGAGGCCGTACCCGCCCTGGTCGAGCTGCGTGACCAGGGCGTCGTGGGCGCGATCGGCGCCGGCATGAACCAGTCGGCGATGCTGGCGCGGTTCGTGCGGGAGACCGACGTCGACGTGCTGATGTGCGCGGGGCGGTACACCCTGCTGGAGCAGGGGGCGGCGGACGACCTGTTGCCGGCCGCCACCAACCGGGGCGTGGGCGTGGTCGTCGCGGGCGTCTACAACTCGGGGCTGCTGTCGCGGGAGCGGCCACCGGCCGATGCCGTCTACAACTACCAGCAGGCGCCGACGGAGCTGATCGAGCGGGCACGACGGATCGCGGCGGTCTGCGAGACGTACGGGGTGACTCTGCCCCAGGCGGCGCTCGCGTTCGTCCGTCGGCATCCGGCGGTCGTGTCGACGGTCGTCGGCGTGCGCGACGGCGCGCAGGTCACCGAGACGATGCGACGGTTCGGGACCGCCGTGCCCGAGGAGCTCTGGGACGCGTTGGCGCAGGCGGGTCTGCTCGCCGTGTCGCCCGGCGCGGACGCCGGACGCCGCTGA
- a CDS encoding ABC transporter permease gives MQTVQSRSLPLRLPRVRPGGVLPILVILAVLLVLVGIRQPDFLAPPSLMSFLGRSAPIILLAAGQYFVIVSGEFDLSVGSLVTAQVVVAARLIDGDPSRTWPVVLLLLAFGAFVGVVNGLVTTRLRVPSFITTLGMFLILFGAVYLWSDGAPKGALSEEFRRFGRRAFEDVPLLGRVPYALLVLLVLAVLAVLLMRSDFGRTLVAVGDNPRTAELSGVRVWRTRTAAFVLSGLAAAVAAILLGGYSGVSFQAGAGLEFGAITAVVLGGVALGGGRGAVVGAMLGALTLELLFALMNFYGVSGALRSAVQGGIILLAVAVSATRSSSR, from the coding sequence ATGCAGACCGTCCAGTCCCGTTCACTGCCGCTGCGGCTCCCCCGGGTGCGTCCCGGTGGTGTCCTGCCGATCCTCGTGATCCTCGCGGTGCTGTTGGTGCTCGTCGGCATCCGACAGCCCGACTTCCTGGCACCGCCGTCGCTGATGTCCTTCCTCGGCCGTTCGGCGCCGATCATCCTGCTCGCCGCCGGCCAGTACTTCGTGATCGTCTCCGGCGAGTTCGACCTCTCCGTCGGCTCCCTGGTCACCGCGCAGGTGGTGGTCGCCGCCCGGCTGATCGACGGCGACCCGAGCCGAACCTGGCCGGTGGTGCTGCTCCTGCTCGCCTTCGGGGCGTTCGTCGGTGTGGTCAACGGCCTCGTCACGACACGGCTGCGGGTGCCGTCGTTCATCACCACCCTCGGCATGTTCCTGATCCTCTTCGGCGCGGTCTACCTGTGGTCCGACGGCGCCCCGAAGGGCGCCCTCTCCGAGGAGTTCCGTCGGTTCGGTCGACGGGCCTTCGAGGACGTGCCGCTGCTCGGCCGCGTGCCGTACGCGCTGCTGGTCCTGCTGGTCCTCGCGGTGCTGGCCGTGCTACTGATGCGCTCCGACTTCGGGCGCACCCTGGTCGCCGTCGGTGACAACCCGCGCACCGCCGAGTTGAGCGGCGTACGCGTCTGGCGTACCCGAACTGCCGCCTTCGTCCTCAGCGGCCTCGCAGCGGCGGTGGCGGCGATCCTGCTGGGCGGCTACAGCGGGGTGTCGTTCCAGGCCGGGGCCGGTCTGGAGTTCGGCGCCATCACCGCTGTCGTCCTCGGTGGCGTCGCGCTGGGTGGGGGTCGCGGCGCGGTCGTCGGCGCGATGCTCGGCGCGCTGACCCTCGAACTGCTGTTCGCCCTGATGAATTTCTACGGCGTCTCCGGCGCCCTCAGGTCGGCCGTCCAGGGCGGGATCATCCTGCTCGCCGTGGCGGTCTCCGCAACGCGTTCTTCGTCGAGATAA
- a CDS encoding ABC transporter permease, with amino-acid sequence MSALSLLPARRPVPGVFVALILTLAIGWLVVLVDGGQLFNQSTTVSLLHVAAGLGLVAVGQTLVILGGSLDLSVAYVISLSTLVAAETMNGSDGALVPAIGLVLAVSAGIGLFNGLLVTKLRVNAFIATLGVGLLLKGYLDNGYDGPAGTTSPTLVQTLGYQRVGPVPVSFLLLLAVTAAVWFALTRTRFGHHLVAVGGDPEVARLSGVRNDRILVIAHVLCSMCAGLAGIYLASRLGSGAPRVGTEGLYDLESIAAVVIGGTALAGGRGGVIGTIGGVLLLASIDSIFNQLEVDAFFKQVIRGVIIIAAVAVYARRALRKAS; translated from the coding sequence ATGAGCGCGCTGTCGCTCCTTCCGGCCCGCCGTCCCGTGCCGGGCGTCTTCGTGGCCCTGATCCTCACCCTGGCGATCGGTTGGCTGGTCGTTCTCGTCGACGGCGGCCAGCTCTTCAACCAGTCCACGACGGTGAGCCTGCTGCACGTCGCCGCCGGGCTCGGGCTCGTCGCCGTCGGCCAGACCCTGGTCATCCTGGGCGGCTCGCTCGACCTGTCGGTCGCGTACGTGATCAGTCTCAGCACTCTCGTCGCGGCCGAGACGATGAACGGCAGCGACGGCGCGCTGGTGCCGGCGATCGGCCTGGTGCTCGCGGTGAGCGCGGGCATCGGGCTGTTCAACGGCCTGCTCGTCACCAAGCTCCGGGTCAACGCGTTCATCGCGACGCTCGGCGTCGGGCTGCTGCTCAAGGGTTACCTCGACAACGGCTACGACGGCCCGGCCGGCACCACCTCGCCCACCCTCGTGCAGACCCTCGGCTACCAGCGCGTCGGCCCGGTGCCGGTGTCGTTCCTGCTGTTGCTCGCCGTGACCGCGGCAGTCTGGTTCGCGCTCACCCGGACCCGGTTCGGGCACCACCTGGTCGCCGTGGGCGGCGATCCGGAGGTGGCCCGGCTCTCCGGTGTCCGCAACGACCGGATCCTCGTCATCGCCCACGTGCTCTGCTCGATGTGCGCGGGGCTGGCCGGCATCTACCTCGCCAGTCGGCTCGGCTCGGGCGCGCCCCGGGTCGGCACCGAGGGCCTCTACGACCTGGAGTCCATCGCCGCCGTGGTGATCGGCGGGACGGCCCTCGCCGGGGGCCGCGGCGGCGTCATCGGCACCATCGGTGGAGTGCTGCTGCTCGCCAGCATCGACTCCATCTTCAACCAGCTCGAGGTCGACGCCTTCTTCAAGCAGGTGATCCGGGGCGTCATCATCATCGCCGCGGTCGCCGTCTACGCCCGCAGGGCCCTGCGAAAGGCGTCCTAG
- a CDS encoding ABC transporter substrate-binding protein — protein sequence MRRSLAALAAVTLLSLTACATDEPAASPSGSAPAAGSGTGEQSKFFVQADYDAELALLTATATGPADKPWEQALNPKMVDTAKFKKNGPHKICFSNAALNNPWRQVGFKTMQAEVEAQKSRIKEFVHVDAEGKDQKQIADINDLLGKGCDALIVSPNTTATLTPAVEAACQAGLPVVVFDRGVNTKCPVTFINPIGGYGFGHVGAEFVSQKMKPGGKVLALRILPGVDVLETRWSAAKVAFDKAKVDVVGVEFTDGDPAKTKKIVDDYIQRYGTIDGVWMDAGATAVAAVEAFQDAGKPVPPMNGEDQLDFLKIWKDKNLTAIAPTYPTYQWRTPIIAALRILDGEQVSNPWKLPQPTVTQENLDKYLDASMPPLHYAMCGCTDLPGYPQRWK from the coding sequence GTGCGACGTTCCCTAGCGGCGCTGGCCGCTGTCACCCTGCTGTCCCTCACCGCCTGCGCCACCGACGAGCCGGCCGCGAGCCCGTCCGGCAGCGCTCCGGCCGCCGGCTCTGGCACCGGGGAGCAGTCGAAGTTCTTCGTGCAGGCCGACTACGACGCCGAGCTGGCACTGCTGACCGCCACCGCCACCGGGCCGGCCGACAAGCCGTGGGAGCAGGCGCTCAACCCGAAGATGGTGGACACTGCCAAGTTCAAGAAGAACGGGCCGCACAAGATCTGCTTCTCCAACGCGGCCCTGAACAACCCGTGGCGGCAGGTCGGGTTCAAGACCATGCAGGCCGAGGTCGAGGCGCAGAAGAGCCGCATCAAGGAGTTCGTGCACGTCGACGCCGAGGGCAAGGACCAGAAGCAGATCGCGGACATCAACGACCTGCTCGGCAAGGGCTGCGACGCGCTCATCGTCTCGCCGAACACCACCGCGACGCTCACCCCGGCCGTCGAGGCGGCCTGCCAGGCGGGCCTGCCGGTGGTCGTCTTCGACCGCGGCGTCAACACGAAGTGCCCGGTGACGTTCATCAACCCCATCGGCGGTTACGGGTTCGGCCACGTCGGCGCCGAGTTCGTCAGCCAGAAGATGAAGCCCGGCGGCAAGGTCCTGGCCCTGCGGATCCTGCCCGGCGTCGACGTCCTGGAGACCCGCTGGTCGGCGGCGAAGGTGGCGTTCGACAAGGCGAAGGTCGACGTCGTCGGCGTCGAGTTCACCGACGGTGACCCGGCCAAGACCAAGAAGATCGTCGACGACTACATCCAGCGGTACGGCACGATCGACGGGGTCTGGATGGACGCCGGAGCGACGGCCGTCGCGGCGGTCGAGGCGTTTCAGGACGCGGGCAAGCCCGTCCCGCCGATGAACGGCGAGGACCAGCTCGACTTCCTGAAGATCTGGAAGGACAAGAACCTCACCGCCATCGCGCCGACCTACCCGACCTACCAGTGGCGTACGCCGATCATCGCGGCGTTGCGGATCCTCGACGGCGAGCAGGTGTCCAACCCGTGGAAGCTGCCGCAGCCGACCGTCACCCAGGAGAACCTGGACAAGTACCTCGACGCGAGCATGCCGCCCCTGCACTACGCGATGTGCGGCTGCACCGACCTGCCCGGCTACCCGCAGCGCTGGAAGTAG
- a CDS encoding ThuA domain-containing protein, whose translation MRRNTLLISVIAGLLLALGLAPPASAAPAFRALVFTKTTGYRHDSIPAGISMIQQQAAANNFEVVATEDSSVFTASNLATFDVIVMLQTSGMVWTSAAQRQAVEGYLASGKGIVAIHNATDMGIENEYPWWDQTINAGAHMPEHSPGVLQGTAIVADKKHPSTASLPDRWTRSEEWYNFDANPRGNVHVLVTADERTYNPGSRAMGPDHPISWCRNTNGGRVWATAMGHAIGSYSEANFQNHVLGGIRWAAGNAAGDCGGTVWGNFEKRTLDDNTVDPMALGVAPDGRVFYVQRGGQVKIFKPSTNSTVTAGTLSVYTGGEDGLTGMALDPNFATNGYIYLYHSPANSSTDVNRVSRYTVSGDTLNTSSGVTIIDIPAYRDRTFPEPGHTGGYIKFGPDGNLFIGTGDDTPPNLDPNWQGYAPLDWRSGKSNLDAARSAGNTNDLRGKLLRIRPSANGGYTIPSGNLYPQGTAQTKPEVYAMGFRNPFRFSIDPANGWVYLADYGPDRNPPTTNRGPEGLVELNVIKQAGNYGWPFCHGNNQPYAPFNPDTGVVGAKFNCSAPVNNSPNNTGLTSLKPVVMPNIWYGYPASTTFPELGSGGSAPMGGPIYRYDAANPSETKFPPYYDGVHFFYEWARNYVKEVHFDSSSAVTRTNPFLPNVRFNKPMDMEFGKDGSLYLLEWGTNFGGGNSDSGLYRIDYNQGGRSPIVKATGTPTSGSAPLTVQFSSAGTSDPDGNTLSYLWTFGDGTTSTAANPSKVYTSNGNYTAQLKVTDSTGKTGFANVPITVGNSAPVLTITTPGNGGMLTFGDKVSYQITVTDPDGGTVDCSKVFLNPALGHDDHAHETTEYPGCSGTISTDLLGGHPDGANLFYVLNARYTDNGGPSGGAPLTGTAQAILQPKHKQSEYFSSQSGIRVVDQAAAESTKRIGDISSNDWIAFTPMNLSGISTVSYRLSSPSGGGSIELRADSPTGTLLATTTVPSTGGWDNYQSTTPVNVAALGGTHTLYMVFKNANNSFDVDSHTFGGNGVGTPGTGTGLAGKTYTVTALHSNKLLDVSGVSTADGAQITQWASTGGNNQRWQAVDAGNGALYLKAVHSNKCVEVIGSSTAAGAFLQQATCNNGNQQKFTATATGTSGVYTVKSALSGLCMDVNGASTADGARVLQWNCTNATNQQWRFTAL comes from the coding sequence ATGCGTCGCAACACATTGCTCATCTCAGTGATCGCCGGCTTGCTGCTGGCGCTCGGACTCGCCCCACCCGCGTCGGCTGCTCCGGCCTTCCGGGCCCTGGTGTTCACCAAGACCACCGGCTACCGCCACGACTCGATCCCCGCCGGGATCAGCATGATCCAGCAGCAGGCGGCGGCGAACAACTTCGAGGTGGTGGCGACCGAGGACTCCAGCGTCTTCACCGCCAGTAACCTGGCGACCTTCGACGTGATCGTCATGCTCCAGACCTCCGGCATGGTCTGGACCTCGGCGGCGCAGCGCCAGGCGGTGGAGGGTTACCTCGCCAGCGGCAAGGGCATCGTCGCCATCCACAACGCCACCGACATGGGCATCGAGAACGAATACCCGTGGTGGGACCAGACCATCAACGCCGGCGCCCACATGCCCGAGCACTCCCCCGGCGTGCTCCAGGGCACCGCCATCGTCGCCGACAAGAAGCACCCGTCGACGGCCAGCCTGCCGGATCGGTGGACCCGCAGCGAGGAGTGGTACAACTTCGACGCCAACCCGCGCGGCAACGTGCACGTGCTGGTGACCGCCGACGAGCGCACCTACAACCCCGGATCCCGGGCGATGGGGCCGGATCATCCGATCTCCTGGTGCCGCAACACCAACGGCGGGCGGGTGTGGGCCACCGCGATGGGCCACGCGATCGGCTCCTACAGCGAGGCGAACTTCCAGAACCACGTGCTCGGTGGCATCCGGTGGGCGGCCGGTAACGCCGCCGGAGACTGCGGCGGCACCGTCTGGGGCAACTTCGAGAAGCGCACCCTCGACGACAACACCGTCGACCCGATGGCGCTGGGTGTGGCACCGGACGGCCGGGTCTTCTACGTCCAGCGCGGCGGCCAGGTGAAGATCTTCAAGCCCTCCACCAACAGCACCGTGACGGCCGGCACGCTCAGCGTCTACACCGGCGGTGAGGACGGCCTCACCGGCATGGCGCTGGACCCCAACTTCGCCACCAACGGCTACATCTACCTGTACCACTCACCGGCCAACAGCAGCACCGACGTCAACCGGGTCTCCCGCTACACGGTCAGCGGTGACACGCTGAACACGTCGAGCGGCGTGACGATCATCGACATCCCCGCGTACCGGGACCGGACGTTCCCGGAGCCCGGCCACACCGGCGGCTACATCAAGTTCGGTCCGGACGGCAACCTCTTCATCGGCACCGGCGACGACACGCCACCGAACCTGGACCCGAACTGGCAGGGCTACGCCCCGCTGGACTGGCGCTCGGGCAAGTCGAACCTGGACGCCGCCCGCAGCGCCGGCAACACCAACGACCTGCGGGGCAAGCTGCTGCGCATCCGGCCCTCGGCCAACGGTGGCTACACCATCCCGTCGGGCAACCTCTACCCCCAGGGCACCGCGCAGACCAAGCCCGAGGTCTACGCGATGGGCTTCCGCAACCCGTTCCGCTTCTCCATCGACCCGGCCAACGGCTGGGTCTACCTGGCCGACTACGGCCCGGACCGGAACCCGCCCACCACCAACCGCGGCCCGGAGGGCCTGGTCGAGCTCAACGTGATCAAGCAGGCCGGCAACTACGGCTGGCCGTTCTGCCACGGCAACAACCAGCCGTACGCCCCGTTCAACCCGGACACCGGCGTCGTCGGCGCGAAGTTCAACTGCTCCGCGCCGGTCAACAACTCGCCGAACAACACCGGTCTGACCAGCCTGAAGCCGGTCGTCATGCCGAACATCTGGTATGGCTACCCCGCCTCGACGACCTTCCCCGAGCTCGGCTCCGGCGGCTCCGCTCCGATGGGCGGGCCGATCTACCGGTACGACGCGGCGAACCCCTCCGAGACGAAGTTCCCGCCCTACTACGACGGCGTGCACTTCTTCTACGAGTGGGCGCGCAACTACGTCAAGGAGGTGCACTTCGACTCCTCCTCGGCGGTGACCCGCACCAACCCGTTCCTGCCCAACGTGCGGTTCAACAAGCCGATGGACATGGAGTTCGGCAAGGACGGCTCGCTCTACCTGCTGGAGTGGGGCACCAACTTCGGCGGCGGCAACAGCGACTCCGGGCTCTACCGGATCGACTACAACCAGGGCGGCCGGTCACCGATCGTCAAGGCCACCGGCACGCCCACCAGCGGCAGCGCACCGCTGACCGTCCAGTTCAGCAGCGCCGGCACGTCCGACCCGGACGGCAACACGCTGAGCTACCTGTGGACGTTCGGCGACGGCACCACCTCCACGGCGGCCAACCCGTCGAAGGTGTACACCTCCAACGGCAACTACACCGCCCAGTTGAAGGTCACCGACAGCACCGGCAAGACCGGCTTCGCCAACGTCCCGATCACCGTCGGCAACAGCGCGCCGGTGCTCACCATCACCACACCGGGCAACGGCGGCATGCTCACCTTCGGTGACAAGGTGTCGTACCAGATCACCGTGACCGACCCGGACGGCGGCACCGTCGACTGCTCGAAGGTGTTCCTCAACCCGGCGCTGGGTCACGACGACCACGCGCACGAGACCACCGAGTACCCGGGCTGCTCGGGGACCATCTCCACCGACCTACTCGGCGGGCATCCCGACGGCGCCAACCTGTTCTACGTGCTGAACGCCCGGTACACCGACAACGGTGGCCCCAGCGGTGGGGCGCCGCTCACCGGCACCGCACAGGCGATCCTGCAACCGAAGCACAAGCAGTCCGAGTACTTCAGCAGCCAGTCCGGCATCCGGGTGGTCGACCAGGCGGCCGCGGAGAGCACCAAGCGCATCGGGGACATCTCCTCGAACGACTGGATCGCGTTCACCCCGATGAACCTGTCGGGGATCTCGACGGTCAGCTACCGGCTGTCGTCGCCGTCGGGTGGCGGTTCGATCGAGCTGCGGGCCGACTCTCCGACCGGCACCCTGTTGGCCACCACCACGGTGCCCAGCACGGGCGGCTGGGACAACTACCAGTCCACGACACCGGTGAACGTCGCCGCCCTCGGCGGCACGCACACGCTCTACATGGTGTTCAAGAACGCCAACAACTCGTTCGACGTGGACTCGCACACCTTCGGCGGAAACGGCGTCGGGACGCCCGGCACCGGCACCGGTCTGGCGGGTAAGACCTACACGGTCACCGCGCTGCACAGCAACAAGCTGTTGGACGTCAGCGGTGTCTCCACCGCCGACGGCGCCCAGATCACCCAGTGGGCGTCCACCGGTGGCAACAACCAGAGGTGGCAGGCGGTCGACGCCGGTAACGGCGCGCTCTACCTGAAGGCGGTGCACAGCAACAAGTGCGTCGAGGTGATCGGTAGCTCGACCGCGGCGGGTGCCTTCCTCCAGCAGGCCACCTGCAACAACGGCAACCAGCAGAAGTTCACCGCAACCGCGACGGGAACCTCCGGCGTGTACACGGTGAAGAGTGCGCTGAGCGGGCTCTGCATGGACGTCAACGGCGCTTCCACGGCCGACGGCGCCCGAGTGTTGCAGTGGAACTGCACCAACGCGACGAACCAGCAGTGGCGGTTCACCGCGCTGTGA
- a CDS encoding sugar ABC transporter ATP-binding protein encodes MSDPRPVPLLNLRGIGKSFLGVRVLDGVDLDVAPGEVHAVVGENGAGKSTLMKIVSGGYAPDEGTVEFAGEQRTFRGPRDAQRAGVGIIHQEFNLLPERTVAENVYLGHEPVRRGLVDRRAMLDRTTRLLASIGETTLPADARVGQLGVAQQQVVEIAKALALDARLLIMDEPTASLADHEVELLYGLVRRLQERGIGLLYVSHRLAEVFDLSSRITVLKDGRHVITVDTADTDADALVRHMVGRELSSYYPDRAAPENRGPVRLNLRDVGNRKLHDINLQLRAGEVLGIGGLQGSGRSALARAIFGVTPFTTGDVSVDDRPVRLRSPRAAMRAGIAYVTEDRKGEGIVPRQSVLDNALLASRAVFAARSGRAARTQRLRELLAAVEVRSAGDDQEIRFLSGGNQQKVVLARWLALNPRILLFDEPTRGIDVGAKSAIHDLVRSLARDGAAVLMISSDLPELLGMSDRIVVMRDGRVAGELPAGATEEDVVALAVGTAREAAA; translated from the coding sequence ATGTCAGACCCACGGCCGGTGCCGTTACTCAACCTCCGGGGCATCGGCAAGTCCTTCCTCGGCGTACGCGTTCTCGACGGTGTCGACCTCGATGTCGCGCCGGGCGAGGTGCACGCCGTGGTCGGCGAGAACGGCGCCGGGAAATCGACCCTCATGAAGATCGTCTCGGGCGGCTACGCCCCGGACGAGGGCACCGTCGAGTTCGCCGGCGAGCAGCGCACGTTCCGTGGTCCGCGCGACGCGCAGCGGGCCGGCGTCGGCATCATCCACCAGGAGTTCAACCTGCTCCCGGAGCGCACCGTCGCGGAGAACGTCTACCTGGGGCACGAGCCCGTGCGTCGCGGGCTGGTCGACCGGCGGGCGATGCTCGACCGCACCACCCGACTGCTCGCCTCGATCGGCGAGACCACCCTGCCGGCGGACGCCCGGGTGGGGCAGCTCGGCGTCGCCCAGCAACAGGTCGTCGAGATCGCCAAGGCGCTCGCCCTGGACGCCCGCCTGCTCATCATGGACGAGCCGACCGCCTCGCTGGCCGACCACGAGGTCGAACTCCTCTACGGGTTGGTGCGCCGACTCCAGGAGCGCGGCATCGGCCTGCTCTACGTCTCGCACCGGCTCGCCGAGGTCTTCGACCTGTCCAGCCGGATCACCGTCCTCAAGGACGGTCGCCACGTCATCACGGTGGACACCGCGGACACCGACGCCGACGCGCTGGTGCGGCACATGGTCGGCCGGGAGCTGTCGAGCTACTACCCGGACCGGGCCGCCCCCGAGAACCGTGGCCCGGTACGGCTCAACCTCCGCGACGTGGGCAACCGCAAGCTGCACGACATCAACCTCCAGTTGCGCGCCGGTGAGGTGCTCGGCATCGGCGGCCTGCAGGGCTCCGGCCGCTCGGCGCTGGCCCGGGCGATCTTCGGGGTGACCCCGTTCACGACCGGCGACGTCAGCGTCGACGACCGGCCGGTCCGACTGCGCTCACCCCGCGCCGCGATGCGGGCCGGCATCGCGTACGTCACCGAGGACCGCAAGGGCGAGGGGATCGTGCCCCGCCAGTCGGTGCTCGACAACGCGCTGCTCGCCAGCCGGGCTGTCTTCGCCGCCCGGTCCGGCCGTGCGGCCCGTACGCAGCGCCTGCGCGAGCTGCTCGCCGCCGTGGAGGTCCGCTCCGCCGGCGACGATCAGGAGATCCGCTTCCTGTCCGGTGGAAATCAGCAGAAGGTCGTGCTGGCCCGCTGGCTCGCGCTCAACCCGCGGATCCTCCTCTTCGACGAACCGACCCGGGGGATCGACGTGGGTGCGAAGTCAGCCATCCACGACCTCGTGCGCAGCCTCGCCCGCGACGGAGCGGCAGTGCTGATGATCTCGTCCGACCTGCCGGAGCTGCTGGGGATGAGTGACCGCATCGTCGTCATGCGCGACGGGCGCGTCGCGGGCGAGCTGCCCGCCGGCGCGACCGAGGAGGACGTCGTCGCCCTGGCGGTCGGCACGGCACGGGAGGCCGCCGCATGA